The following are encoded together in the Robertmurraya sp. FSL R5-0851 genome:
- a CDS encoding transposase produces the protein MPIIRQGSLFSIQDLFDLEPTQRYNAIFSTIDMDTAVFAVSKKSWLGAPTELNYSAMIYSLVARFIERIPTIKDLIKRLKHDFIFRLECGFLVSDQIPSEASYSRLIEKLSETNAIEKTKESILLHAIEEGFVNDENIAIDATHFEARDHAPAQEKKPKPEPKKRGRKKKEEKEQFDQQKLEEQLNMTLYEKPISAQLDVSLEELRSEMPVEPAWGIKKNSEGKNEFWYGYKAHLAVGSKSQYILQSIMSSGNLNDGKAAIPLLKGIQQLPLSIQYGSMDAGYDFVPIYQQLFRMDAHSIIAYNKRGEGEIVGYDQHFAPTCVREHSYRYDSYDKTYKSLKFVRPKECKDCPLAKDSLCQKVYKVRIETDLRKYTAPARGSEKWKTLFAERTAVERVNAYLKEFFQLGNVRHRKGKKAKLHFDFVTLVYNASKLAVDRIRKQMEIQQKQVA, from the coding sequence ATGCCTATTATAAGACAAGGAAGCCTATTTAGCATTCAAGATTTATTCGATCTAGAACCTACCCAACGATATAATGCCATTTTCTCAACTATTGACATGGACACTGCTGTTTTTGCCGTCTCAAAAAAATCCTGGTTAGGTGCTCCAACAGAGTTGAATTACTCTGCGATGATCTATTCTTTGGTGGCTAGATTTATCGAGCGTATTCCTACAATCAAGGATCTTATTAAAAGACTTAAACATGATTTTATCTTTCGTCTTGAATGCGGATTTTTAGTTTCGGATCAGATTCCTTCTGAAGCTTCATATTCCCGTTTAATTGAGAAGCTATCAGAAACAAACGCCATTGAGAAAACTAAGGAATCCATTCTTCTTCATGCCATTGAAGAAGGTTTTGTTAATGATGAAAACATAGCGATTGATGCCACACATTTTGAAGCAAGGGATCATGCACCTGCCCAAGAAAAAAAACCAAAACCAGAACCGAAAAAGCGTGGCCGTAAAAAGAAAGAAGAAAAAGAACAATTTGATCAACAAAAACTCGAAGAACAGCTGAATATGACTCTTTACGAAAAGCCTATTTCCGCCCAACTTGATGTTTCCCTAGAAGAGCTCCGCTCAGAAATGCCTGTAGAACCCGCATGGGGGATTAAGAAAAACAGCGAAGGAAAAAACGAGTTCTGGTATGGATACAAAGCCCACCTTGCGGTTGGCTCGAAGAGTCAATATATTCTTCAATCCATTATGAGTTCTGGTAACTTGAATGATGGCAAGGCTGCGATACCTCTTTTAAAGGGTATTCAACAACTTCCGCTTTCTATTCAGTATGGCTCCATGGATGCAGGCTATGATTTTGTTCCAATCTATCAACAACTTTTTCGGATGGATGCTCACTCCATTATCGCTTATAACAAACGTGGTGAAGGTGAAATAGTTGGTTATGATCAACATTTCGCTCCTACTTGCGTCAGAGAGCACTCGTACCGCTATGATAGCTATGACAAGACATATAAATCTTTAAAATTTGTTCGGCCAAAAGAGTGTAAAGATTGTCCTTTAGCAAAAGACTCGTTATGTCAAAAAGTCTATAAAGTCAGAATCGAAACAGACCTCAGAAAATACACAGCACCAGCACGAGGTTCAGAAAAATGGAAAACCCTTTTCGCAGAAAGAACAGCTGTTGAACGGGTAAATGCGTATTTGAAAGAATTTTTCCAATTAGGTAATGTCCGTCATCGAAAGGGAAAAAAAGCAAAACTTCATTTTGATTTTGTCACACTTGTTTACAATGCTTCAAAATTAGCTGTAGACCGTATTAGAAAACAAATGGAAATCCAACAAAAACAAGTAGCTTAA
- the tnpC gene encoding IS66 family transposase, with protein MANASSTNEKLIQLLEEQLAHSNQQNKNLSKQIEALTEQVRHLTKLLYGSKTEQSKYNTPDGQVSLFEDDPSFNDPEPPGEQSQQTISYTVVRNIQKKKRNDSLHDDIEVETIHYYPENTLCDCCQGQMIEIGSTIVREEAEFIPAKMKKIQHVEHALGCIDCKGDTFHKAQIKRGKAPQPPIQRSIASPSVLAKVIYDKFSQYLPLYRQVKEWDRYGLNTNDKNLSNWVIRASHDWLMPIYERMKRVMMAKSLLHVDETYSQIINRSDGKSGQTNAYNWVYRSVPCQGPPITLFQSALSRARSVLESFIEGFSGTIICDGYSAYDKLEGVSFANCFAHVRRYWFKADSKNGQTGVSFCDDLYRLERKFKHLSPSKRRKQRQKYSKPIVDKFLEWVETSPFFGKNALAKAAEYTLNRANGLRAFLNDGRIEIDNYPAENAIRPNVIGRKNWLFSVSEAGARANAICLSIAETAKSNGVDFYEYIKKLLTDLPNLNIHQNPEILDRYMPWSKMIQAECRIYMK; from the coding sequence ATGGCGAACGCTTCTTCTACGAATGAAAAATTAATCCAACTGCTCGAAGAGCAATTGGCTCATTCGAATCAACAAAACAAAAACTTATCAAAACAAATTGAAGCGTTAACCGAGCAAGTTCGCCATTTAACTAAGCTTTTATATGGATCAAAAACCGAACAATCGAAGTACAATACACCGGATGGGCAAGTGTCACTATTTGAAGATGATCCGTCTTTTAATGATCCTGAGCCCCCAGGAGAACAAAGCCAACAGACGATTTCTTACACTGTTGTACGAAATATTCAAAAGAAAAAACGAAATGATTCATTACATGATGACATCGAAGTAGAAACAATTCACTATTATCCTGAAAACACGCTATGTGACTGTTGCCAGGGACAAATGATTGAAATTGGCAGTACAATTGTACGAGAAGAGGCAGAATTTATTCCCGCAAAAATGAAGAAAATTCAACACGTTGAACACGCTCTTGGATGTATAGACTGTAAAGGCGATACATTTCACAAGGCGCAAATAAAACGTGGTAAAGCACCACAGCCTCCTATTCAACGAAGCATCGCAAGTCCTAGCGTACTTGCCAAAGTAATATATGATAAATTTTCACAATACCTACCACTTTACCGTCAGGTAAAGGAATGGGACCGTTATGGCCTGAATACCAATGACAAGAACCTTTCCAATTGGGTCATTCGTGCATCACACGATTGGTTAATGCCTATTTACGAACGAATGAAGCGAGTGATGATGGCTAAATCTCTATTGCATGTTGACGAAACTTATAGCCAAATCATCAACCGATCTGACGGAAAATCTGGTCAAACCAATGCCTATAACTGGGTTTATCGAAGTGTTCCATGCCAAGGTCCTCCAATAACGCTCTTTCAAAGTGCTTTATCACGGGCTCGATCTGTACTTGAGAGTTTCATAGAAGGTTTTTCTGGAACAATTATTTGTGATGGTTATTCTGCCTATGACAAGTTGGAAGGTGTTTCCTTCGCAAATTGTTTTGCGCATGTTCGTCGTTATTGGTTCAAAGCTGACAGCAAAAATGGCCAAACGGGTGTAAGCTTTTGTGATGATTTATATAGACTCGAAAGGAAATTTAAACATTTGTCTCCGAGTAAGCGCAGAAAACAACGCCAAAAATACTCGAAACCAATTGTTGATAAATTCCTTGAATGGGTTGAAACGTCACCGTTCTTCGGAAAAAATGCCCTCGCGAAGGCAGCTGAATACACATTGAACAGGGCAAATGGACTCAGAGCATTCTTGAATGATGGGCGCATCGAAATCGATAATTATCCAGCCGAAAACGCCATCCGACCAAACGTTATAGGTCGAAAAAACTGGTTATTTTCGGTCAGCGAAGCTGGTGCTCGAGCGAATGCCATCTGTTTGAGTATCGCAGAAACAGCCAAAAGTAACGGTGTTGATTTCTATGAATACATAAAGAAACTATTAACGGATCTACCAAATCTCAACATCCATCAAAATCCTGAGATTTTAGATCGATATATGCCCTGGTCAAAAATGATTCAGGCAGAATGTAGAATATATATGAAATAA
- the tnpB gene encoding IS66 family insertion sequence element accessory protein TnpB (TnpB, as the term is used for proteins encoded by IS66 family insertion elements, is considered an accessory protein, since TnpC, encoded by a neighboring gene, is a DDE family transposase.): protein MKHDYTSVKNIYIICGRTDMRRGIDGLATLIQDSFELDPYSDSIFLFSGWSKDRYKCLYFDGDGFAMLYKRLDKGKLQWPKDENEVRKLSQQEVRWLLEGLSLQQPKAIQPSSKGVF, encoded by the coding sequence ATGAAGCATGATTATACAAGCGTGAAAAATATCTATATCATTTGTGGGAGAACCGATATGCGAAGAGGTATTGACGGATTGGCCACACTGATTCAGGATTCTTTCGAACTGGATCCGTACAGTGATTCGATTTTCTTATTTTCCGGGTGGAGTAAAGATCGCTATAAATGTTTGTACTTCGACGGTGATGGCTTTGCCATGCTTTATAAACGTTTGGATAAAGGTAAACTGCAATGGCCTAAGGACGAAAATGAAGTACGCAAACTTTCTCAGCAGGAGGTTCGATGGCTCCTTGAGGGATTATCCTTACAGCAGCCAAAGGCGATCCAACCATCATCAAAAGGTGTATTCTAA
- a CDS encoding methyltransferase domain-containing protein, which translates to MKKIDIAKNLLISNKDMLSCPKCHSNMFIKNPYSLICQNNHCFDLSKRGYVNFLLGSVKVNYNKEMLNSRYIVSQYGFFNPIIDKITQLIRKKINTSKNSQVRILDAGCGEGYHLSSIIKNLKSGGNYNLQGIGIDISKDGISIASSHSKEIIWCVGDLANTPYKNGQFDIITNIFSPSNYFEFNRILRDDGLVIKVVPGSNYLIELRNGFYQGEKDNYSNENVLQKFKENFHVLYSEHIHHKTYVEKKYIKDFIKMTPLSWGSSNESIVQFLNQDSLKLSVDFIILVGIKQSKDQPENKQFLEYYKSEYHHS; encoded by the coding sequence ATGAAAAAAATAGATATAGCAAAGAATTTATTAATAAGTAATAAAGACATGTTAAGCTGCCCAAAATGTCATAGTAACATGTTTATTAAGAATCCTTATAGCTTAATATGTCAAAATAACCATTGTTTCGATTTATCTAAACGTGGTTATGTGAATTTTCTACTAGGTTCAGTTAAAGTAAACTATAATAAAGAGATGCTGAATTCCAGATATATAGTGTCTCAATATGGGTTCTTTAACCCAATTATAGATAAAATAACTCAACTCATAAGGAAAAAAATAAATACTAGCAAAAATTCACAGGTTAGAATCTTAGATGCAGGATGCGGAGAAGGATACCACTTATCAAGCATTATAAAAAATTTAAAAAGTGGTGGTAATTATAACTTACAAGGAATTGGAATTGATATCTCCAAAGATGGTATTTCCATTGCTTCTTCACACAGCAAGGAAATTATATGGTGTGTTGGAGATCTAGCAAATACTCCATATAAAAATGGTCAATTCGACATTATTACTAATATCTTTTCACCATCTAATTATTTTGAATTTAACAGGATTCTCAGAGACGATGGACTGGTAATTAAAGTAGTACCAGGGTCCAATTATCTAATAGAGTTACGAAATGGTTTTTATCAAGGTGAGAAGGATAACTATTCTAACGAAAATGTACTCCAAAAATTCAAAGAAAATTTCCATGTGCTATATAGTGAACATATACATCATAAAACATATGTAGAAAAAAAATATATCAAAGATTTCATTAAAATGACCCCCCTGTCTTGGGGGAGCTCTAACGAAAGCATAGTTCAATTTCTAAACCAGGATTCCTTGAAGTTGTCTGTTGACTTCATAATTCTTGTTGGTATAAAACAATCTAAAGATCAGCCTGAAAACAAGCAATTCCTTGAATATTATAAATCTGAATACCATCATTCGTAG
- a CDS encoding ABC transporter permease, which translates to MKTEKNMNTTLNLIPDRVRKSNSFMFSKLLVIAEIEFKAYINNIKSSYGQLLEPIIYMVFLMAGLRGINQYVTIEDGSQVDFMQFALPGILAMMIIKFMAHTIYRSTIDKRWGLLALKFINGVSPLTYILGMTIYPAIMFLVQGTVVSLLLLLYGITFSVWNYILMMVIGLFCISFWCSLGIVITTRIDNYQQRDMLVGLLILPLIMTAPNFYSLYTAPTYSQVVAYFNPVTYQVSAMRSIFLESPSLLMISISIIISLIMVFVASFLIRNAELISNER; encoded by the coding sequence ATGAAAACCGAAAAAAATATGAATACCACTTTAAACTTGATACCAGATAGAGTCAGAAAGTCTAATAGTTTTATGTTTTCAAAATTACTAGTAATAGCTGAAATTGAATTTAAAGCTTATATTAATAACATTAAATCAAGTTATGGACAACTCTTAGAACCAATTATTTACATGGTTTTTCTTATGGCAGGTTTAAGAGGTATTAATCAATATGTTACTATTGAAGATGGATCACAAGTTGATTTTATGCAGTTTGCCCTTCCTGGAATACTAGCTATGATGATAATTAAATTTATGGCACATACAATTTATCGCTCTACAATTGATAAGAGATGGGGGTTGCTTGCCCTCAAATTTATAAATGGTGTTTCTCCTCTAACATATATTCTGGGTATGACAATTTATCCAGCAATTATGTTTCTAGTTCAAGGAACAGTAGTAAGCTTATTACTATTACTATATGGTATTACATTCTCAGTTTGGAATTATATTCTTATGATGGTAATAGGTTTATTCTGTATTAGTTTTTGGTGTTCCTTAGGAATTGTAATAACAACACGAATTGATAATTATCAACAAAGAGACATGCTTGTTGGATTATTAATACTTCCTTTAATTATGACTGCACCTAATTTTTATTCTTTGTATACAGCACCAACATATAGTCAGGTTGTAGCTTATTTTAATCCAGTTACATATCAAGTGTCTGCTATGAGAAGTATTTTTTTAGAATCTCCATCATTATTAATGATAAGTATTTCTATTATAATTTCTTTGATTATGGTTTTTGTTGCATCTTTCTTAATTAGAAATGCCGAATTAATTAGTAACGAAAGATGA
- a CDS encoding ABC transporter ATP-binding protein produces the protein MNKNQWVIQTNNLGKQYNSENWAIRGINITLKKGEFVALIGSNGAGKSTFIHSICGLLEPTVGEVYYNSEQIDNKNPFYNIGWSSQRQVIDWYLSVYDNVFLGARLAGYSKAAAHEKTLESLELVGLKEYTYRQPDALSGGQQQRVQIARSLVHNPFVIILDEPTTGLDAESSEKLLSYLHLRSREGALVVVSSHDLALLETYCDRVLLLSDGTILASENKEEFLTRFAGEEIICIDYEGEINKILLDTIKANCISIIANYPLEIKVRRGFSIGDIISILEGHVRVIDVKRNLPGLREAYLSFTKKKGVV, from the coding sequence TTGAATAAAAATCAGTGGGTTATTCAAACTAATAATTTAGGTAAACAATATAATAGTGAGAATTGGGCAATTAGGGGAATAAATATTACTTTAAAAAAAGGTGAATTTGTTGCTCTTATCGGTTCTAACGGAGCAGGTAAATCAACCTTTATTCACAGTATATGCGGTTTATTGGAGCCTACTGTAGGGGAAGTTTACTATAACTCTGAACAAATAGACAACAAGAATCCTTTTTACAATATTGGTTGGAGCAGTCAAAGACAAGTTATAGATTGGTATCTTTCAGTCTATGATAATGTCTTTTTAGGAGCAAGATTAGCTGGATATTCAAAAGCAGCTGCCCATGAAAAGACATTAGAGAGCCTAGAACTAGTTGGCCTAAAAGAGTATACTTATCGGCAACCTGATGCTTTATCGGGTGGTCAACAACAAAGGGTTCAGATAGCCCGTTCTCTTGTTCATAATCCCTTTGTAATAATATTAGATGAGCCTACAACTGGGTTAGATGCAGAATCCTCTGAAAAATTATTGAGTTATCTTCATCTAAGGTCTCGCGAGGGTGCTCTTGTTGTAGTTTCTTCTCACGACTTAGCTCTTTTGGAAACATATTGTGATAGAGTACTCCTACTATCAGATGGAACGATACTAGCTTCAGAAAATAAAGAGGAATTTCTGACCCGCTTTGCTGGTGAAGAAATCATTTGTATAGATTATGAGGGAGAAATAAATAAAATTTTATTGGATACCATTAAGGCAAATTGCATTAGTATTATAGCTAATTATCCATTAGAAATTAAAGTTAGGAGAGGATTTTCGATAGGCGATATTATTTCTATCTTAGAAGGTCATGTCCGGGTTATTGATGTTAAAAGAAACCTTCCTGGTTTAAGAGAAGCATATTTGTCCTTTACTAAAAAGAAGGGAGTTGTGTAA
- a CDS encoding class III lanthionine synthetase LanKC N-terminal domain-containing protein — protein MVMNEYSLLELETIFNNFINDFNLERSTDTIWLYPKDIRFDYLPSQGFKLHISATIINCIDIAQIVLPYFHEYNIPYKIISSIEELLMLNRGLYGYSQIGKFITVYPEDPGMAINLSTILDQRTKVFSGPKIPSDKPCFPQSLIFYRYGEIRGNEENRKIPKNHLVMPNGSLVEDTRSSGLAVPDWVINPFEKYEENSIDQLPKNYVVIEVLRKRGKGGVYRVIDLSTDDKKVKILKEGLFQGEVEVTGTDARTRLQWEVKLLDKLSKSNNIFPHVYETFYMNDNFYVVMEDKGHKSLKQLVKENKNFEIKDILNLMITITEQLVKLHADGIILRDLSLDNIVLNDKGECFVIDLEFAYKKTEGPPLIAVGTPGFCPKRIYSLKQTVVPPDLSHDIYAIGSMIHILIMPSKYMEFLELSLDSVIDKKIILEAWNRGVLPPFIPSKLKNLISKSTSEDHEYRYHNTETFLSDLIDIRKELV, from the coding sequence ATGGTTATGAATGAATATAGTTTACTTGAACTAGAGACAATATTTAATAATTTTATTAATGATTTTAATTTAGAACGAAGTACCGACACTATTTGGTTATATCCAAAAGATATAAGATTTGATTATTTACCTAGCCAAGGATTTAAACTACATATATCCGCAACAATTATAAACTGCATAGATATAGCTCAAATTGTACTTCCCTACTTTCATGAATACAATATCCCTTACAAGATAATTTCAAGTATAGAAGAACTTCTTATGTTGAACAGAGGATTATATGGTTATTCACAAATTGGGAAGTTTATAACAGTTTACCCCGAAGACCCAGGAATGGCTATAAACCTTTCTACTATTCTTGATCAAAGGACTAAAGTTTTTAGTGGGCCAAAAATTCCATCAGACAAACCATGTTTTCCTCAAAGCCTTATATTCTATCGATATGGTGAAATAAGAGGAAATGAAGAAAACAGAAAGATACCGAAGAATCACTTAGTAATGCCAAATGGAAGCCTTGTCGAAGACACAAGGAGTAGTGGCCTTGCTGTTCCTGATTGGGTAATAAATCCATTTGAGAAATATGAAGAAAATAGTATTGACCAATTACCCAAAAATTATGTTGTTATAGAAGTTTTGAGAAAGCGTGGTAAAGGTGGCGTTTATAGAGTTATTGATTTGTCTACAGATGATAAAAAGGTAAAAATTTTAAAAGAGGGACTCTTCCAAGGAGAAGTCGAAGTTACTGGGACAGATGCTAGAACTCGATTACAATGGGAAGTGAAATTATTGGATAAACTCTCCAAATCAAACAATATATTTCCACATGTCTACGAAACTTTTTATATGAATGATAATTTTTATGTTGTAATGGAAGATAAAGGTCATAAGTCTTTAAAACAATTAGTTAAAGAAAATAAAAATTTTGAAATAAAAGATATTTTAAATTTAATGATTACCATAACGGAACAACTTGTTAAACTTCATGCTGATGGAATAATTCTAAGGGACTTGTCATTGGACAATATAGTTCTAAATGATAAAGGAGAATGTTTTGTAATAGACCTTGAATTCGCCTATAAAAAAACAGAAGGTCCCCCTTTGATAGCAGTGGGAACACCAGGTTTCTGTCCTAAAAGGATCTACAGTTTAAAACAAACAGTTGTCCCACCAGATTTAAGTCACGATATTTATGCTATTGGTTCTATGATTCATATCCTTATAATGCCGTCTAAATATATGGAATTCTTAGAATTGAGTTTAGATTCAGTAATAGATAAGAAGATTATATTAGAAGCATGGAATAGAGGAGTTCTTCCTCCTTTCATCCCTAGTAAATTAAAAAACCTAATATCTAAAAGTACCTCTGAGGATCATGAGTATAGGTATCATAACACCGAAACTTTTCTTAGTGATTTAATTGATATCAGAAAGGAGTTGGTATAG
- a CDS encoding S9 family peptidase → MDISEFIKPSMLLPSISPNKDLIAFYYDESGVFELYIYNLKNKVIKKISSGHVPTNPEYPPCWCTSNNVIYLFNDETSVLYSFDILQLTVQEELSSPYNFFPIDVNDSGTILMLMGYVTNRVNLWTFNLIEKKLRQITNSVLPISNGKFMKGMDGWIIYTASLNNNHGQGILIYSLTEERDYLLYSSEKNSSELFIDFSQDNKSIIFNSSGGEYVFPGILDLESGNVKLFNNLELDLSGVCMSRNFLISVSTNKATSEIVLINIENGELRRPNIPVGVIHWIALTNEEHDLLISMSTVDNPPKLFNYNLIENSIVELVENKNLVIHNNRVNKEHIYYESLDGLKIPAIVNYNSNEVANAPAVLMLHGGPHSQWLMNYNPLVNYLVNLNIIVLQLNVRGSTGYGSSFKHALMKWGSDDVFDVFHGYDYLLKNWKVNKNSIFVLGYSYGAYLAMKTALQYPSLWKGVINWAGFIDLERMYRTSGARILLEKISDTDKLEELSAIKDIKHLETPLLIIHGAKDNHCPIEQAYILKEELEKYNKIFYYEEFRTLGHYFYSEFNGLEIYKKIGEFIKERLNEE, encoded by the coding sequence ATGGATATAAGTGAATTTATTAAACCATCAATGCTACTCCCTTCTATTAGTCCTAATAAAGATTTGATAGCTTTTTATTATGACGAAAGTGGAGTCTTTGAACTCTATATATATAATTTGAAAAATAAAGTAATAAAAAAAATATCCTCAGGACATGTACCTACAAACCCAGAATATCCTCCTTGTTGGTGTACTTCAAATAATGTAATCTACCTTTTCAATGATGAAACTTCAGTATTGTACTCTTTTGACATACTTCAATTGACAGTTCAAGAAGAATTAAGTAGTCCATATAATTTTTTTCCGATTGATGTAAATGATAGTGGAACAATTCTAATGCTTATGGGGTATGTAACAAATCGGGTGAATTTATGGACCTTCAACTTAATTGAAAAAAAATTAAGACAAATAACAAATTCAGTGTTACCTATATCAAATGGGAAATTTATGAAGGGTATGGATGGTTGGATTATATACACAGCTAGTCTAAATAATAATCACGGACAAGGTATATTGATCTATAGCCTAACTGAGGAACGAGATTATCTTTTATATTCTTCTGAAAAAAATTCCAGTGAATTGTTTATAGACTTTTCTCAGGATAATAAAAGTATAATTTTTAATAGTTCAGGTGGAGAATATGTATTCCCAGGCATTCTAGATTTAGAAAGTGGGAACGTTAAATTATTTAATAATTTAGAATTAGATTTAAGTGGTGTTTGCATGAGCAGAAATTTTTTAATATCTGTTTCTACAAATAAAGCAACATCAGAGATTGTTTTAATAAATATTGAAAATGGCGAACTAAGACGACCTAACATCCCAGTAGGTGTTATTCATTGGATAGCTCTCACTAATGAAGAACATGATTTATTAATAAGTATGTCAACTGTCGACAATCCTCCTAAACTATTCAATTATAACCTAATTGAAAACTCAATTGTTGAATTGGTAGAAAACAAAAACTTAGTAATACACAATAATAGGGTAAATAAGGAGCATATCTATTATGAATCCCTTGATGGGCTTAAAATACCAGCAATAGTAAACTACAATTCAAACGAAGTGGCAAATGCACCAGCAGTTCTAATGTTACATGGTGGTCCACATTCACAATGGCTTATGAACTATAATCCTTTGGTTAACTATTTAGTTAATTTAAACATTATTGTTTTACAGTTAAATGTTAGAGGAAGTACAGGATATGGTTCAAGTTTTAAACACGCTCTTATGAAGTGGGGTTCAGATGATGTCTTTGATGTATTTCATGGTTATGATTACTTATTAAAAAATTGGAAAGTTAACAAGAATAGTATCTTTGTTTTAGGGTACAGCTACGGGGCATATTTGGCTATGAAAACTGCACTCCAATACCCTAGCTTATGGAAAGGTGTCATAAATTGGGCTGGATTCATAGATCTAGAAAGAATGTATAGAACATCTGGCGCTAGAATATTATTAGAAAAAATATCTGATACAGATAAATTAGAAGAGTTGAGTGCAATTAAAGATATTAAGCATTTAGAAACTCCTCTTCTTATAATACACGGTGCAAAAGATAACCATTGTCCTATAGAGCAAGCATATATTCTTAAGGAAGAACTAGAAAAATACAATAAAATTTTCTACTATGAAGAATTTAGGACTCTAGGTCACTATTTTTATTCTGAATTTAATGGATTAGAAATTTATAAAAAAATTGGAGAATTCATAAAGGAGAGGTTAAATGAGGAATGA
- a CDS encoding recombinase family protein, with protein MAKKRFAYIRVSDKDQNEARQVETMKKEGIEERDVFIEKMSGKNFERPKYQLLKQLVREGDEIVFDSITRMGRSMNETLKEYEWFVENGVELKFIKEPMINTSNEQDDIIKQAIQRVILTVLAAFAEKERLDIKIRQAEGIEAAKAKGKHLGRPKAVITPEFELAYKQWNNNEITAVEAMKKANVSKTTFYRLVKQLKENSSEKSEGSSIRGSD; from the coding sequence TTGGCCAAAAAACGATTTGCATATATACGTGTTTCTGATAAGGATCAAAACGAGGCACGACAAGTTGAAACGATGAAAAAAGAAGGCATTGAAGAAAGAGATGTATTTATAGAAAAAATGAGTGGTAAAAATTTTGAACGGCCAAAATACCAACTATTGAAACAGTTGGTTCGTGAAGGCGATGAAATAGTTTTTGATTCCATTACACGAATGGGAAGATCTATGAATGAAACTTTAAAAGAATATGAGTGGTTTGTAGAAAATGGGGTAGAGTTAAAGTTTATTAAGGAGCCAATGATCAATACTTCCAATGAACAGGATGATATTATTAAACAGGCCATTCAGCGTGTAATCTTGACCGTATTAGCTGCTTTTGCGGAAAAGGAACGGTTGGATATTAAAATTAGACAAGCTGAAGGTATAGAAGCAGCAAAAGCGAAAGGGAAACATTTAGGCCGTCCAAAAGCCGTTATTACTCCGGAATTTGAATTAGCTTATAAACAATGGAACAATAATGAAATTACTGCTGTAGAGGCAATGAAAAAAGCTAACGTATCAAAAACAACTTTTTATAGACTAGTAAAACAATTAAAGGAAAATAGTTCTGAAAAATCAGAGGGAAGTTCAATAAGGGGAAGTGATTAA
- a CDS encoding ABC transporter permease: MTFSFKRVNAIFIKDWKDLQRNSYVIFTLAIPLVFAAWLGRMGEENTVFSTYPINLSLIIAGAFIQAAMVAEEKEKNTLRGLLLSPASTAEIFVGKSTLSAVMSIVVIIGSIFLSDYKVPSPPLFIVSVLLGLVFYLATGTILGLLSRTVMETSIIGMPVLVIFGMGSMFKSMVENKTLLTIIDYLPNEQLNAIWFGLSSGEGFNGIIENLLVLLVWVTISIVITIVIYRKRRID; encoded by the coding sequence ATGACATTTTCATTTAAACGAGTAAATGCAATTTTTATAAAGGACTGGAAAGACCTACAAAGGAATTCCTATGTAATTTTCACATTAGCAATCCCTTTAGTTTTTGCGGCATGGTTAGGGAGAATGGGTGAAGAAAATACAGTTTTTAGTACATATCCAATCAATCTTTCTCTTATTATAGCAGGTGCTTTTATTCAAGCTGCAATGGTTGCAGAGGAAAAAGAGAAAAATACATTAAGGGGATTGTTGTTATCGCCTGCCAGTACAGCTGAAATTTTTGTAGGAAAAAGTACATTATCTGCTGTCATGTCCATTGTTGTCATTATTGGATCGATCTTTTTATCAGACTACAAGGTTCCATCCCCACCGTTATTTATAGTAAGTGTTCTATTAGGTTTGGTTTTTTATCTTGCAACTGGAACCATTCTTGGCTTGCTTTCCAGAACAGTGATGGAAACGAGTATTATTGGAATGCCCGTATTGGTGATATTTGGAATGGGTTCTATGTTTAAATCAATGGTGGAAAATAAAACTCTTTTAACGATCATTGATTATTTACCAAATGAGCAACTAAACGCTATTTGGTTTGGTCTAAGCAGCGGAGAAGGATTTAACGGAATTATTGAAAATTTACTTGTGCTGTTGGTGTGGGTAACTATATCAATAGTTATTACAATAGTTATTTATAGAAAACGTAGGATTGATTAA